The sequence below is a genomic window from Psychrilyobacter piezotolerans.
ACGCTGCATCTGTAACAAGATATAATCTTTCTCCCAGCAATTCTTTGGCAATTCTCACACTGGCATAATGACAATGGAACCCATCTACTATTATTCCTGCTTTTATATCTTTAGAGTCGAATACAGCTCCTACAACCCCAGGCTCTCTGTGGGTGAACGGACTCATAGCATTATATAGGTGGGTTGCCAATGTTATCCCATAAGGTTTCTTTTCCATTATCTCTTCATAGGTAGCGTTGGTGTGTCCAAGGGCCACATTTACTCCCCCTTCTCTCAGGGTTTTTATATGCTCAGGTTTGGCATTTTCAGGTGCCAGAGTAAGGATAGTTGTTTTTGACTTGGATATTTTCCCGATAATTTCATCCGATAAGACCCTTATCAGATCCTCCCTATGAGTTCCTTTTTTATCCACAGATATATATGGCCCCTCTATATGAAGTCCCAAAACTCCTAAACTTTCCAAATCCTCTATCTCTTCCATTACCTGAAGAGCACTCTCGATCTTATGGTCTGCACAGGTAATAAGGGTAGGAGTATATAGAGTACAGCCATATCTTATATTAGTTTCATTCATAACTTTAAAAGTATTTACAGATACATCCTCATTTAATAAGACTCCTCCGCAGCCGTTGAGCTGTAAATCTATAAATGCCGGTGCTATAAGATTACCATCTATATCTTTTTTTTCTATATTGGGATATAAAGTGTCTAAATCCTCTGATTTTACTATCTCTTTTATTTTTTTTCCATCTATGACAAGGGTTCTGTTAAAGATGGTTTTTTCACCGGTAAATATTCTGCCGTTTATCAATGCGTACATACATTTCATCTCCTTTTAAAACTTTGACACAGATCTCACTATGCCCATCAGGTATCCCACTAAACCATCTCTCGCCTAACTCTTTCCTTGTTGTCGTTTTCGCGAGGTCACGAATATAAAAAAATTCTTATAGTTAAAAAGAATTTCTTTAATGTGAAATCAGAGAAAACTATAGCTCGATCTTTTAGCTTTGGTTTCTCTAAAACTAGATTCATATTTAAAATTTATTCTAAAGTTAGAATTAATTTTGATATTCATGAAATCTCCATAAAAAGGAGGAGTCTAAACTTCCGGCACTTTTTGGATACTTATTTCTTGCTCGCATTTTTATTTTTTTCTAATGTTATTAGAGAAAATAAAATAATCGCGATATCTAAAGTATCCCAGTTAAGGGTGGAATCCTTAGGTCTTTTTTGTCGCAGATCTCACAGATTTCATAAACTAAAGTCTTTCAATTCTTCCTTTTGACATTTAGAAATGATTTTTATTTCTAATAATCGTCACCTCGAAGCGAGGAAGATGTCCAACAGGACAAAAGGAGTGATCTCTGTCAAATATAATCCTATCTTCCCCTATTGTATAAATCTGCAATTAATTTTTCCGAATCTAAGTTTGCACTTTCTATATCTTTAAAATATCTATAAGTTCCTACTTTTAATTCTACTGTAGCCTCTTCATCCGACACTATGATGCCTTTTTTATGCATTTGAAGAGCTGAGATTGTCCACATATGATTGATTCCCTCTTCTACAGCCTGACGAAGTGCTCTGGCCTTATTATGTCCATTTACCATGATCAACACTTCCTTAGCATCTAGTATAGTCCCTACCCCTACAGTCAGCGAAAGCTTTGGAACCTTATTTATATCGCCGTCAAAGAATCTTGAGTTAGCTATGATAGTATCAGCAGTTAATTCCTTATCTCTTGTCCTGGAAGTAAGTGATGATCCCGGTTCATTAAATGCAATATGACCATCTGGACCAATTCCCCCTAAAAATAGATCTACTCCCCCTACAGTTTTCATCTTTTCTTCAAATCTTGCACACTCAGCTTTATAATCTGCAGCCATCCCGTCTAAAATATTGATATTTTCTTCCTTTATATCTATATGATTAAAAAAATTCTCATACATAAAGTAATGATAACTCTGCGGGTTATCCCTGTCTAAACCTACATATTCATCCATATTAAATGTCACTATATTCTCAAAGCTGATTATTCCATCCTTATTAAACTGAATAAGTCTTTTATACATTCCTAAAGGTGTCGATCCTGTGGGTAATCCCAATACAAAGGGGGTTCTTGCAGTAGGTTTTGCCTCCAATATTTTGTTTGCTACATAACAGGCTGCCCAGTCACCAATATTTTTTTCAGTAATAACAACTCTCATAGTCCTTCCTCCAATTTATATTTTTTTATTTATCAAAATTATAGTTTCATTTTTGACTATTGTCAATCTTTTTGAATAAAAAACACAATCTTTATTTTAAAAATGAATTTTTTTTACAAAATCCTTGATTTTTGATATACTTATATTGTATTATATTTTTAGAGAGTGTTTTTTAATAATATATACTGTATTATATTAAATCAATTTTTATACTTTTTTAAAAAAACATGAATTAAGAAAACTTTAGTAGGATATTTAGACCCTGTTAGGTATCTTAATTTAAGGAATAAATTTTAAATCATATAAAAATTGTATAACTACTTAATTTTAAGGAGGAAAAATATGTTTAAGTATTTACAAAAGATTGGTAAGGCATTGATGGTTCCTGTAGCTGTACTTCCAGCAGCAGCAATATTAATGGGTATTGGATATTGGATCGATCCCACCGGATGGGGAGCAAACAGTCAGGTAGCAGCACTTTTAATCACAGCTGGTAAATCTCTTATAGGTAGTATGGGAATTTTATTTGCTGTAGGTGTCGCTTTTGGAATGTCTAAGGACCAGCATGGCTCTGCTGCACTAACTGGTTTGGTCGGGTTTTTAGTTTTAACTACCCTGCTCAGCCCCGGAGCTGTAGCTGCATTAAAAGGCATAAAAGTTGCCGATGTTCCTGCTGCTTTTGGCAAGATCGACAATGGTAACCAGTTTATTGGTATCTTAGTGGGGGTTATCTCATCTGCATTATATAACAAATTTAGTAAGGTGGAACTGCATAAAGCATTATCTTTCTTCTCAGGTAAAAGATTAGTTCCGATTATAACTGCTGCTACAATGATCCCCATTTCATTTATATTGATGTTTCTTTGGCCGGTAGTCTATAATGGATTAGTTACATTCGGTACTTCTATTGTTGATTTGGGACCATTGGGGGCAGGGATCTATGGATTCTTCAATAGATTATTGATCCCTGTTGGATTACATCATGCTTTAAACTCTGTATTCTGGTTTGGCGCAGCAGGGATCAATGACCTTGGAAACTTCTGGGCTGGAACAGGAACTAAGGGGATTACAGGTATGTATATGGCCGGATTTTTCCCAATCATGATGTTTGGATTAGTTGGAGCCGCTGCTGCTTTTGTTAAAACTTCTAAACCAGAAAATAAAAATAAAGTTGCTTCTATCATGATTGCTGCCGGATTTGCAACATTCTTTACCGGTGTTACAGAGCCATTGGAATTTGCATTCATGTTCTTAGCTCCTGGATTATATTTAATACATGCACTTCTTACCGGTGTTTCTTTATTCATTGCAGCTACTATGCACTGGACCGCTGGATTTGGATTCTCAGCCGGGTTAGTTGACTTTATCCTGTCTTCAAGATTACCCCTGGCTGATAAGCCGTATATGTTAATAGTTCAAGGGCTGGTATTTATGGCTATCTATTATCTTGTATTTACATTTGCTATCACAAAATGGAACTTAAAAACTCCAGGGAGAGAAGAGATCGAAGGGGATACTGAAGAATTCGAAGCTCCTACAACTCATACTGCAACAGCTAAGTTAATCTTGGAATATGTCGGTGGAACGGAGAATCTCATGGAAGTAGACAGTTGTGCTACCAGACTCAGATTGGAAGTTAAAGATCAAGGATTAGTTCAGGATGCTAAGATTAAGAAGATCACTTCTGGTGTATTAAAACCAGGAAAAACATCTGTTCAAATTATTGTCGGGCCGCATGTGGAATTTGTAGCTGCGGAATTAAAAAAATTAGTAAAATAAGATAAAAAAATAGGGTTAACCATTTGGTTGACCTTATTTTTTTATCCCCTATTATTTTCAAAAGGAAGTAAAATAAAAAAAAGGAACTAATCACATGATTAATCCCTTTTTTATATCTAGTATATCTTATACTGTTCGTTCATATTTTGGATTCTGGCTAAAGTTCTTGTCTTCCCTATGATAGAGATAACATTGTATAATTCAGCACCCTTTCCTTGACCGGTAATTACTGCTCTAAGCGGCATATATACTTTACCAGGTCCTGTTCCCATAGCTTCTAAAGTATCTACTAACATAGCTTTTACTTCTTCTACAGTTAACTCTTCATTTGCACCTTCTAATTTCTCTACGAAATACTTTATAGCCTTTATCTCATCTTCACCCTTTATAGCATTGTGAAGTCTTTGAATTGGTTTTTTCTCCTTGTTGCTCATCTCTTCAGTTGTTTCAGGCAGCTTGAATTCATCCACATAGTAGATGTCAGCTAATGCTGCTAATCCCTTCATAGTAGTTGCAGGTTCTCTCAAGATATCGATTACTCTCTCTAAAGTTTTCATCTCTTTTTCATCGGCATTTTCAGATACAAATCCTCTTTCAACGAAAAATCTCTTAGACATTTCAGTTAATTCTGTCAGGTCTTTCATTCTCATATGCTGGTTATTTACCCATCCTAACTTTTCTAAATCAAAGATCGGTCCTCCTAATGATACTCTTGTAATATCAAAAGTTTCTATAAATTCATCCAGAGTAAAGATCTCCTTATTTTCTCCTACAGAGTATCCCATAAGACCCAGGAAGTTTATCATTCCCTCTTTTAAATAACCCTCTTCAAGATAGTAATTTAATGATACAGGATTTTTTCTCTTAGAGATCTTTGTTCTGTCTGCATTTCTAAGTAATGGCATATGAACAAATTCAGGCATATCCCATCCAAAAGCCTTATACATTTGAATATGTTTAGGGGTAGAAGCAATCCATTCCTCTGCTCTTATAACATGAGTTATCCCCATTAAATGGTCATCTACTACGTTAGCTAAGTGATAAGTCGGGAACCCGTCTCCCTTTAATAAAATTTGATCATCTATCTTATTGTTTTCAAATCTAACTTCCCCTCTTAAAACATCCTTTATCACAGTTTCACCGTCATATGGCATCTTAAGTCTGATTACATATTCCTCACCAGCTTCTAATTTAGCTGCAATTTCTTCCTTAGATAATGATCTGCAATGCCCGTCATATCCAGGAGCCTTTTTCATGGCTTTTTGTCTCTCTCTTAATTTATCTAATCTGTCTCTTGTACAGAAACAGTAGTAAGCTTCTCCTTTTTCCACCAATTCATTGGCATATTTCCCGTATAAGTCAAATCTTTCAGACTGTCTGTAAGGACCAAAATCCCCGCCTACGTCTGGACCTTCATCCCAACCTAGATCTAACCATCTCAAAGTATCAAATATTTGCTTTTCTGAATCAGCAGTAGTTCTAGTCTGGTCTGTATCCTCTATTCTAAGTAAAAATGATCCTCCGTTTTTCTTAGCCATAGCTAAATTAAATAAAGCTATATAAGCTGTTCCCACATGGGGATCTCCTGTTGGAGAAGGTGCTATTCTCGTTCTAATTTCTTTACACATATCTATATTCCTCCTAAATTTATTTTTTCATCCATCTGAGATATCCGGTTATGAAGTTATCTATCTCACCATCCATAACTGCCTTTACATTCCCGCTTTCTGTGTTGGTTCTATGATCCTTTACCATGGTATATGGCTGGAATACATAGGATCTTATCTGGTTTCCCCAGCTGTTGTCAGACTGTTCTCCATGGAGTTTTTTCAGCTCATCTTCCCTTTTTTTCATCTCTATCTCTAACAGCTTGGATTTTAACATCTTTAGGGCTGTTTCCCTATTTTGAAGTTGTGATCTACCACTCTGGCATCCTACTATGACTCCCGTTGGAAGATGGGTCATCCTTACGGCTGAATCTGTGGTGTTTACATGCTGCCCTCCTGCTCCTCCTGCTCTAAATGTATCCACCTTTAGATCACTTGGAACAATCTCGATATTAATCGTATCATCAATTTCCGGGGTTACATCTATAGAGGCAAAAGATGTGTGTCTTTTTTTAGCAGCATCAAAGGGAGATATTCTCACCAGTCTATGAACCCCTTTTTCACCCTTTAAGTATCCATAAGCTCTCGAGCCGCTTACTAAAAGGGTAATGGATTTTATTCCCACCTGGTCACCTGCCTGATAATCAAGTTCCTCCACCTTATACCCTTTAGAATTAAACCACCTGCTGTACATCCTATAGAGCATCTCTGCCCAGTCACAGGATTCTGTTCCTCCTGCTCCTGCATGAATAGTAAAGATAGCACCGTTTTCATCATATTCACCATCTAAAAGCAGACTGGTATCAAAATCTTCTATCTCCTTTATGAGTTTAGAAAATTTAGTCTGGAGTTCCTCTGCAAATTCTTCTTCACCAGCTTC
It includes:
- the prfB gene encoding peptide chain release factor 2 (programmed frameshift), with the protein product MDILEIRREMTGVKEKLTGIRGHLDLEKKNDEIKELEGETLKDGFWNDKKQSSKIIKNLNSLKVIVGEYNDISNGIDELDLLIEFVEAGEEEFAEELQTKFSKLIKEIEDFDTSLLLDGEYDENGAIFTIHAGAGGTESCDWAEMLYRMYSRWFNSKGYKVEELDYQAGDQVGIKSITLLVSGSRAYGYLKGEKGVHRLVRISPFDAAKKRHTSFASIDVTPEIDDTINIEIVPSDLKVDTFRAGGAGGQHVNTTDSAVRMTHLPTGVIVGCQSGRSQLQNRETALKMLKSKLLEIEMKKREDELKKLHGEQSDNSWGNQIRSYVFQPYTMVKDHRTNTESGNVKAVMDGEIDNFITGYLRWMKK
- the nagB gene encoding glucosamine-6-phosphate deaminase, translating into MRVVITEKNIGDWAACYVANKILEAKPTARTPFVLGLPTGSTPLGMYKRLIQFNKDGIISFENIVTFNMDEYVGLDRDNPQSYHYFMYENFFNHIDIKEENINILDGMAADYKAECARFEEKMKTVGGVDLFLGGIGPDGHIAFNEPGSSLTSRTRDKELTADTIIANSRFFDGDINKVPKLSLTVGVGTILDAKEVLIMVNGHNKARALRQAVEEGINHMWTISALQMHKKGIIVSDEEATVELKVGTYRYFKDIESANLDSEKLIADLYNRGR
- the nagE gene encoding N-acetylglucosamine-specific PTS transporter subunit IIBC, translated to MFKYLQKIGKALMVPVAVLPAAAILMGIGYWIDPTGWGANSQVAALLITAGKSLIGSMGILFAVGVAFGMSKDQHGSAALTGLVGFLVLTTLLSPGAVAALKGIKVADVPAAFGKIDNGNQFIGILVGVISSALYNKFSKVELHKALSFFSGKRLVPIITAATMIPISFILMFLWPVVYNGLVTFGTSIVDLGPLGAGIYGFFNRLLIPVGLHHALNSVFWFGAAGINDLGNFWAGTGTKGITGMYMAGFFPIMMFGLVGAAAAFVKTSKPENKNKVASIMIAAGFATFFTGVTEPLEFAFMFLAPGLYLIHALLTGVSLFIAATMHWTAGFGFSAGLVDFILSSRLPLADKPYMLIVQGLVFMAIYYLVFTFAITKWNLKTPGREEIEGDTEEFEAPTTHTATAKLILEYVGGTENLMEVDSCATRLRLEVKDQGLVQDAKIKKITSGVLKPGKTSVQIIVGPHVEFVAAELKKLVK
- the nagA gene encoding N-acetylglucosamine-6-phosphate deacetylase translates to MYALINGRIFTGEKTIFNRTLVIDGKKIKEIVKSEDLDTLYPNIEKKDIDGNLIAPAFIDLQLNGCGGVLLNEDVSVNTFKVMNETNIRYGCTLYTPTLITCADHKIESALQVMEEIEDLESLGVLGLHIEGPYISVDKKGTHREDLIRVLSDEIIGKISKSKTTILTLAPENAKPEHIKTLREGGVNVALGHTNATYEEIMEKKPYGITLATHLYNAMSPFTHREPGVVGAVFDSKDIKAGIIVDGFHCHYASVRIAKELLGERLYLVTDAASPAGTDMPEFMFEGKRCFHKDGQLRNEEGNLAGSVLTMDQGVRNLVEHVGVSLEEALRMASLYPAKAVNIDNRYGRIAAGYTADLVILDEKIELIDVIVRGVSKFSVN
- the gltX gene encoding glutamate--tRNA ligase — its product is MCKEIRTRIAPSPTGDPHVGTAYIALFNLAMAKKNGGSFLLRIEDTDQTRTTADSEKQIFDTLRWLDLGWDEGPDVGGDFGPYRQSERFDLYGKYANELVEKGEAYYCFCTRDRLDKLRERQKAMKKAPGYDGHCRSLSKEEIAAKLEAGEEYVIRLKMPYDGETVIKDVLRGEVRFENNKIDDQILLKGDGFPTYHLANVVDDHLMGITHVIRAEEWIASTPKHIQMYKAFGWDMPEFVHMPLLRNADRTKISKRKNPVSLNYYLEEGYLKEGMINFLGLMGYSVGENKEIFTLDEFIETFDITRVSLGGPIFDLEKLGWVNNQHMRMKDLTELTEMSKRFFVERGFVSENADEKEMKTLERVIDILREPATTMKGLAALADIYYVDEFKLPETTEEMSNKEKKPIQRLHNAIKGEDEIKAIKYFVEKLEGANEELTVEEVKAMLVDTLEAMGTGPGKVYMPLRAVITGQGKGAELYNVISIIGKTRTLARIQNMNEQYKIY